The window CCTGATTCCACTTTAACCACTTCTTCAAAAAAAAGATGTCGAGAAAAATGGCGACGAGGGGAACGCAGAGTGTTGTTGCGCTTGCCTCCACACTTCCGGCTTCTTTGATCAGTCGGAAAAAAAGAAGCCAAGCGATGGCGGTACTGAATATTCCCAAATACAAGATTGAAAGGGCGCCGGGCCACGACCATTGAAGGGATTGAGGGGATTCGAAAATAATCGAGACAACTAGTAAAAAGAGAGAGGACCCAAGGCATTGATAGAAAAGATTGATGGCGTTTCCGGTGCGCTCGGCAATGCGGCGTGTCCACAAAACTCCAATGGCGTAGCAAATTGCCATGAGAATGATGGCGATGAGGCCTTCAAGGTAGACTGAAAAATTCCACGAAATTTCCGGCGCGAAAATGACGGCGACGCCCAGAAATCCAATCAGTACCCCAACCCATTTATTCCAACTCAGTCTGTCTTCGGGTGTCATCAACGGAGATAAAACGGTTACAAAAATGGGGACGGTGGCGTTGAGTACAGACGCTAATGCCGGACTGACGTGTTTTTCTCCCCAAAAAAGAAAAACCCACGCAAGCCCCATTGTGAAAAAACCCGCACCAAAGGATTGGAGCCAGATTTTGGGTTTTTGTATTTTTCCACGGCGCCACAAAAGATAGATTGTCATCAAGACCATTCCAACGAAGCTTCTTAAAAAGGCGGCGAAAAACGGCGGATAGTGTTGAACCGCGATGCCGATAGCAAAAAAAGAACAACCCCAGAAAAGGCTTATGAGAACAAAATGAAAAATATGTATTGGGTTTGACATGTAAGTATAACCTTGATTAAGCATCCTTATGAACGGATGTCATCCTGAACCCTTCGCCATCATTGTCATTCTGAGCGGAGCGAAGAATCTACTCGTGCTCAGGGTAAACTCCGTGAAGGATCTACTCGATAACAAAGTGGATTCGAAGCGTAGCGAGGAATGACAGTCTTCATTCCTAAACATATGGAAAATATCGTCTGGAAACCCACACCTGATTTTCTCAAAAATAGCAACATTGCACTTTTCATGAAGCGGCACAAGATCGGCTCTTATGAAGAACTGATTCGCCGCTCTACGACAGACATCGAATGGTTTTGGAAAGCGTGTGTGGAAGACCTTGGGATTCAATGGACAAAATATTTTGAAAAAATTTATGATGATTCACTTGGGTTTGCGTGGACCAAATGGTTCACGGGCGGACAACTCAACATTATCGCCAATTGTCTCGACCGCCATGCTTTGAATTCTCCCGCAAAGTCTGCCCTGATTTGGGAGGGGGACGATGGTGCCACCAAACAGTTTACCTATACCGAG of the Deltaproteobacteria bacterium genome contains:
- a CDS encoding DMT family transporter, producing MSNPIHIFHFVLISLFWGCSFFAIGIAVQHYPPFFAAFLRSFVGMVLMTIYLLWRRGKIQKPKIWLQSFGAGFFTMGLAWVFLFWGEKHVSPALASVLNATVPIFVTVLSPLMTPEDRLSWNKWVGVLIGFLGVAVIFAPEISWNFSVYLEGLIAIILMAICYAIGVLWTRRIAERTGNAINLFYQCLGSSLFLLVVSIIFESPQSLQWSWPGALSILYLGIFSTAIAWLLFFRLIKEAGSVEASATTLCVPLVAIFLDIFFLKKWLKWNQGLGAIVILAAVFIIHWKQKIRDKSKVQGFV